The Argonema galeatum A003/A1 DNA segment TTATTTGAGAGAAGATTCCCAAGGAAAAATTGCTCCTTGGGTTCGCGCAATGTTCTATTCCCAGCCTACTTTACAGCCCACTTCCGACCCCGAACTGTTTGACAAGTTGAACTACCTGGATTGCTCTCGAATGGGTAGCAAAAAAGGCCGTGGTGGAGTTAATGGCATTCGGTCGGGACTTGCAAAAATTTGCCTGGAAAAATTACAGATTGACATTAATCTCAATGGAATGTTCATCGACCTAGCAAATGCCATTAGGTATTTTTATGACTCGACTTTGTATCGGTTAAAACGAAGCGATATAGACGGTTTAGATGTTCATGGTGGTTACTTTCAACAGGAAACGATCTCTTTCGAGATTTTGGAGTTTTTGCTCAAAACCCAACTAGAGGAAACGGATATCCAAAAGCAACTTGAGATAATGACTGGCGATCGCAGCGAGATTCGCTTCTTGCCAAGTCACAAACCAGTCGAACAGCCAGCAAACCAGTTAGTTGACAGCATCGACTGAATTTCCCAAGCGCTGGCGGAGGATAAATTCAGCTAGAGCTAAATCTACAGGCGTCGTCACCTTCAAATTCGTTTCTTCTCCTTCCACAATCAACACCGGAAAACCGCATTTTTCAAATAAAGCGGCGTCATCTGTAACTTCCCAACCCAGGTGACGCCCTTTTTCGTGGCATTCCTTCAATAACTTCACATCAAATCCTTGCGGTGTCTGGGCTGCCCACAACCGATTGCGATCGGGCGTATCTTTAATAAATTTAGCTTCATCGACGATTTTGATGGTGTCCTTGACTGGCACCGCCGCAATCAAACCTTGATGTTGAAAAAGTGCCTCAGCACAGCGATCGAACAAATCTGGCGTCGCCAAACACCTAGCACCATCGTGAATTAATACTTTTTGCGCGTCCTGCGGTAGTCCCTGTAAACCGTTATACACCGATTCCTGACGGCTAGCGCCTCCCTGAATAAACTGCACCGGCTTAGTGAGGGACAGTTCAGCTAAAATAGCTGTCAAATCTGGGCGATCTTCCAATTGACAAATAATCCCAATCCAATTGATAGTAGGGGAAACTTCCGCTGCCATCAGCGTCCAGGTAATCAGCGGCTTGCCTAATAGAGTTAGCAAAAGTTTATTGCGTTGGGTGTAGCCCTGCCGGAGGCACTCGCTGCCCATGCGACGCCCCATACCAGCTGCCGGAATTAATAAATGCACTGCCTTTTTCGATAGTTGTTCCACTGGGTATATCTTCCATTAAAATGAGGAGCGGATAAGCCTATCTAAAGTATTATGCGTGTAGTAGCCCTAGTTCCAGGCGGAATTGGCGATCAAATTCTGTTTTTTCCGACCCTTGATGACCTGAAGCGTAACTACCCCGAAGCCGAAATTGACGTGGTTGTAGAACCTCGGTCTATGGGAGCGTACCGAGTCTGCAAGTCTGTCTCTGAAGCGATCCGGTACGACTTTAAGGATCGCAACAGTCTGGCAGATTGGGGCAACATACTAGGTACAATCCGCGATCGCGAGTATGATGTCGCCCTTTCATTGGGAAAAAGCTGGCTAGTCGGTATATTGCTGTGGATGACAGGGATTCATACGCGGGTTGGCTACAGCGGTAGCCCTGGTGCGAGCTTTCTCACCAGCCCTG contains these protein-coding regions:
- the ispD gene encoding 2-C-methyl-D-erythritol 4-phosphate cytidylyltransferase, encoding MHLLIPAAGMGRRMGSECLRQGYTQRNKLLLTLLGKPLITWTLMAAEVSPTINWIGIICQLEDRPDLTAILAELSLTKPVQFIQGGASRQESVYNGLQGLPQDAQKVLIHDGARCLATPDLFDRCAEALFQHQGLIAAVPVKDTIKIVDEAKFIKDTPDRNRLWAAQTPQGFDVKLLKECHEKGRHLGWEVTDDAALFEKCGFPVLIVEGEETNLKVTTPVDLALAEFILRQRLGNSVDAVN